In Zingiber officinale cultivar Zhangliang chromosome 8B, Zo_v1.1, whole genome shotgun sequence, a single genomic region encodes these proteins:
- the LOC122013763 gene encoding photosynthetic NDH subunit of subcomplex B 1, chloroplastic-like → MRSKGDSDSLLPIQVWVEIVKGLRGVKPLFVIPHEKVREDVEEVVRDDTHILFITTPGQLAALVDDAIGVIATNTAALQLANARNKPRPLSCDLSKRCVKDNYGITSNIS, encoded by the exons ATGAGATCCAAGGGGGACAGTGATAGCTTGTTGCCGATCCAAGTTTGGGTTGAAATAGTAAAAGGTTTGAG GGGTGTGAAGCCTCTCTTTGTCATCCCACATGAGAAAGTGAGGGAGGATGTAGAGGAAGTGGTCAGAGATGACACACATATCCTCTTCATTACCACTCCTGGCCAG CTAGCAGCTCTCGTTGATGATGCAATTGGAGTAATTGCCACAAACACTGCTGCCCTGCAACTCGCTAATGCTCGCAACAAACCGAG GCCTTTAAGTTGTGATTTAAGTAAAAGGTGTGTGAAGGATAACTATGGTATTACTAGCAATATAAGCTAA